The genomic segment ataattatttttgaatttcctttcttttttttttgtttacattaaaaaatattcatgtaagacagtggtttatgttgtgtttaaaccccctaccactagatggctatgctgagacgccaCCACTAGTGTCcctgcctaacagtgcctagcagtgcccatagacagtatataagaatggatcaacagatcccgttgctctggacggagaccagtgaaggctattagaaacacttttccggtgatctcttgctttactgcgcagcctccaactgagagagacagcgtaaatgtgacgtgagcaacctgtctgaaagttggaagtcttctggtagctgtgccaagagaaatctcaatcattcccagtcttacagagacggagagcgtaggtatatgtaaggagataacatgggcacaggctaagtaaaatgctagttaacattagtaattaaacttaaacagctaatgtaagtccaaactgcctgtgagcttctcctgtactatacggtaattcctctactatgcgacagtaagtctcgtggttatgacccaatcgttagcctatttttataaaagcgtctactacggagccataacgtgagatacaaggtaatggagccttttatacattgtcgtgtttctttagaaataaacaatggacaaatagtctttaaacgcttcagatataaagttattcgctgtcaaagtgacatcaaaatgaatggcagtcaatggaatgctaacgggaggtgatctctttgtagcatcaaaatggcgctataggaggttcgagttctgaagcgaagcttacccccttggtagtgcctgactttttgctagaagctaacaggTAGGTAGCTACGGCTGAACTCTGGactactttagcatatcaaaattagctcactaagaacctgtaaaccacaatcccaaactggcagtttgattttctgtgtactgaattgtttacctaaagtaaacttcttttacttttatacacgtctttttttttttttttttattttttctaaaattatactttaaaaaaatcccaatatatcgccttacgcacagtactgaaatatattgcaatatactgaatcgtgacccatgtatcatgATATGTATgctatcgccagattcttgccaatacacagccctaatatacagtatactttaTACACGTCCACATCTTTGTAGTAACCTCTGTAcacaatgtacagtacaaataATACTACTGAACTGTGTGCTATGTTTACACAGTGTATTATTCATTTATTGACAGGTATATTTAGATTACAGTGAGACACCGAAAACCAAAGACAGGTATTCTGCACGTACATGAATACGTGAAGACTTCAAGGACATCACGGTCCACGACAATACAGTGTATCCaactatgtttattttttttttatttttcagttttactAAACATGAAACATATGGTCTTCAGAATGACAGCAGGCCTACAGTAACAAAGGGGAAACAATACAAACAACCAAAAATAgtttttggttacactttacttgaaggtatctacataagagtgacatgacactgtcatgaacgtgtcatagacattataaacaagtcataaacgtttatgacataacgcttcttttagtaagtgtcattcggtttttctCATGACaagttataaaaaaatgtataaagttttttttttttttttttttttttttaaatcggtaacactttacttgaaggtatctacataagagtgacataacactgtcatgacaatttttttttatcttcaaatgtttgtttttcttcttcaaatctCTTCAATGATGACGTGAACCACAAGTTCTATTACTAAtttactgacaaaaaaaaggaaatcgaTAATCTTGAATCGTCTTTGGAGTCTTCTTTCTTAATACACGGATTCATAAAACAAAGTCTTAAAGCACGAGCAGAGGCACACAGTAGCAGGTTTACACAATGCCACCATGGAGGACTTTGATCTTTGATTTTGACAATTTGTAATCACAGTTATATTAGTTAGAACTTAGCATTAAGGGTATGACTGCATCAAAGAGATGTAAGGCACTAGGTGCTACAAGGTACTTAGTACGAGATAAAAGAAGATGAGAAGTATAACAGTCCAAACTAGACACAGTACAAAACCGGGTTTCAGTCtccaggaaataaaaaaactaaatatcacATCACTGTTACTTTTAGgactgggtaccgaattcaataattttttaggcaccgaccggaTTTGTGCCCCCGTCATTCAATACCTAATTTCAATACCTAatggagtaaatctcatcagcgtcagtgagccaatcagcatgcagcatgcttctaccaagatctgataatactgctgattggctgtctaacgttacacgtcgtagggacacgctggaaaaaaaaaaactctatgtcacgtagtaggagctgaaaaatgaataaaaagatttgtgctgtaatgtgtaatgttgtcatttctttttggtAAAATGGATTTCATCAAATTGGTATCAAAAAGGGGCGGCCTCTGGCTCAACCAGTGGGAGCGTTCgctccgacctgctgccctttgctgcgtgtcccccatctctctccccctttcgtGTCTGTCCACAGTCACTGTACAATGAAGGGaaaaccccccccaaaaaaaacccgAACCGGCATAGAAGTCACAGCATTGGTAATGGTAGATCTACGtgttttgaacgatacccaggcCTAGTTACTTTTTTGTGGAAATTTGCATCTTGAAGTTACATTTTAAACCTTTGCTGTCCAAAGAGGGTGCGTGTAAAAATCCGAGCTTGtgaaaaaggaaagaatgtaGTTTGTGCATTTACGGGACCTTTTCAATCGCACTGTTCCGGTCCTCATTCCTAACCGCCGTTTGCCCGCCCTCAGCGTCGGGCATGTGGTTGTGGTGCAGAAACAAGATGGAGTCCAAACTTTCTGGTGGAATGTTGGCTCTCTTCCTGTACGTGGCCCCCGCTCCTTCCTGCACAAAGTCCTGCGCGGCGCTCCCTGCCACTGCCGGGGCAGCCAGGTAGGCCCGCGCCGCCGCGGCCAACAGCGGGAACTGCACCGCCTTGGTCCTCCACCACTGCAGGGGCTCCACTCCCAGGGAAGCCCCCTTGTCGGCTCTGAAGACGGACATCTCCATGTCTATTGACTCCTCCACAGAACTCTGCCTGGCCTTGGGAGCGGAGCTGAACAGGTCTCCCAGGAGGAACTCCATACCGGAGAGTCCGCCCTGAGCGCCTGGATCCACAAACTCACAGTCGTCGGCCTCCCCCGGATCGCTCTCTTCATCTTCATCGACGTCTATGAGCTCTCTGAAGTTGATTGGGCGGGATTCTTTGAGGCGCTTGCTCCGCCGTAGGAAGTCGCTCTCGGACTCCGGTGAGCCGGGGGAGGGGCTTCTCTTGATCTGGCTTTGGGTCTTACCTTGgctcctcctcctgtcctccTTCACAATCCTGACGGCCTCTTGCTTCAGCCAATCAAAGGTGGCTGTCTGCTCCTTAAAGACAATCACAGAAATAAGATTTCATTTGTGAGTGTCCTTCACTTTACACATTATATTAACTGAGATTGGGGATAACTGttacaggggggggggggattagtCAAATTACATTAAAGGATTAAGAACAACAAATAAATAGAAGGCAGCCTCAAATGTGAATGTAATCCCTGGCCAATGACGTTCAAGCACATTAGCACCAGATATGGACATAAGCAGGGAAACAGAAGTCTCTCAGTGTGTATGAATCAATAATACATATTCCAAGACTAAATGGAAAGAAACtgacagatatacagtataaaaaaaaaggcagcgaGTCTATTAGAACACTGGCTTCAGTGAAATGTTTGGTATCAGACTTGCACGTGTGTGTCTATGCTTTACAGTGATACTACGTGCTGTTCAGAGGGCGGGATATCAAACCTCAATGGTTTGGTACCAAGGTACCAAGAACTGAAAGCTGGAATCAAAGGCCTGTTTAGATTTATATTTACAGCCGCTTGTGTTTAGACAACATTTAACAGTGGCCAGACGGgtcattttactttattttactgCCTGTGACATCATGTCTGTgtataaagtatttatttatatgtgtgtgtgtgcgtgcatgtgcgcgCGCGCGGTGTGTGCACTTGTTCATGGTCTGGCCCACTAGACTGTGAAATGAGCCAATTAAATCAAACCGGTCTTTAAGAAGTAAATGTGTGTTATGGCAAAAAGCTCTGGCAGGTATCCACCTATTTTATTACATATATATGCACACATCacaatatacatttatttttactttactaccCGTTAACAAGCTGTTAAACCCTCACAACAGTATACATACTGATGTGCATAACCTGTCTACATCCTAATCTTACCTCTCTATAACAGGTTCTCATTACACACGTGCACGTACTACATTACTACCCAACCTGCCTACGTTACGCTTTCAGTTATTTtcacaggcagaaacctcgacGAGACCCTGGCTCTTGGCGGGCGGCCGTCTgcagcaacagtaactaagaaGGGCGGACTTTAGCAAAGAGCCAATGCATTAGAACTTTCCGACTCACCTTGTCCTCCATGAAGCCCAGCCCGTGGAACTGGGGGTCGAGGGAACACGCCACGCACAGAACCCTGTTGACGACGGGGTTTTCGTAACAGCTCGCCAAGTTCCGCCTCATCATCCTCTTCACCTCCTTCAGGGTGGACGACGAGTCGCCCGGCCGCGACATGAGGTGTCGGGAGAGCAGGCCGGTGAGAATGGGTTTGACCAGGGACAGACGGGGGAAGGCCTCCTTGGCGAGGGTTCGACACGCCACATCCAGGGGCTTGAGGACCAAACACAGCTCCTCCAGAACCTTCCATTCGGATCGCAAAGCTGCGCCGCCGGTTGAGGATGCGTTGGAGGAGGTGGAGTTTGCGTGCCAGCTGCCGGACGAACTGGATTCTGAACCCGTGTCTTCTTTAGACGAGCCCTCGCCTTTGACCTCTTTCATCATATCGCAGAAAAGGCTTTTATGCTTGATGAGCACGCTCAGCAGAGGGTACAGCTTATTCCACGTTGGCCGGCTGTGGGCCCACGACTTCAGCTCGGCCTGTTCGTGTTTGGTCAGGGCGTGCAACAGACTCTGGGCGTGGTGCGGATACGAGCCTTTGTTGGGAGCAGGTGGCAGGAACAGGTCTGTGAGAATACCCTGGAACTGACTGAGGGTCTTGGAGATGACCGAGTGTGACATCACTTCCTCGATGCAGCCTTGCACAGCGCTGAAGAAACACGGCACGGATGGTAGTCCTTCGCTCGAATGGCTGACGTGCTCCGGGCCTTCCTCGGGGGACACGGGGTCCTCCCTTTCGAGAAAGGTCGTCGAGTTCGGGTGAGGAGCGCTTCCTCCGGCCTCTCCGCCTCTCTTGCTCTTCATGTGCCCTGGCCTCATCTTGTTCCTTCCCTCCCCTCCCAGCAAGACCAGGTTAGGCTGGGAGATCCCCCACTCCTGGGCCATCCCTTTCACTTGAGCCTCCACGGCTCGAAGGCTGCAGTCTTTCCCCCCGCTCTTGGTCAGCCTTTGGGTGGCCAGAGCCAGGTTCTGAAAAGTAAAATGACAGTCGATGTAATGGGCCCAGAGGGTGAGGTAGCGCTCACCGCTGCCCTGCCAGCTGTGGAACCAAACATCCACGCTTAAAGTGACAAAGTGAGGCACTTCCCTCCGGTAACCGAGAGGGCGCCCACGTCTCCTGGACTCGAATCCGATGGGAGCCGTGTAGTCGGAGACCTCCTCGTTCTCGCTGCTTCCCAGTTTCCTCCGCAGCAGCTGGGCCAAACTCGCCTTGCCCCGGTTGTGATGTTCTCTCAGGAGGCTCTCCAGCTGCCGAGGAGAAGGCAGCTCCTTGTAGGAGGGCAGGAGGGTGTGAATCAGCTGTTTGAAGCCGTCCCCTTCTACCAGAGCCGGGGGCTGGAGATCCACGATGAGGAAGTTGGCGATGGCGTTGGTCACATTGGGGGACAATATCAGCGGGGGTGTACTGACCATACCGCTGTTAAGCATCACTGGCTGGGAGCGTTGTTGAccttttgagaaaaataataaaatcttcAAATCAGCTTCAACAGTTTGAcgacacatttgtttttttgttttttttaccaagcCTGTACAAGCCGGAGATCAATTTGGAACTACTCTAGATTCAATTGGTCTTTATTGTCCCCTTGGGGGACTTTTCTTGGACTCCGGCGCCAACAACTTTAGCTGCACTTACAATTAAgatcaataaacagaaacaataaGCCACAGGCCACATGAACAGAACACCATGATATTATTGCACAACCCATGCGGCCttaaaaggtccagtgtgtttatttctcccatctagcgtttagatcatatatcgcaatcaactctctctcgcaccacgcagatcaaagtacgtattacagctaaggtagccttcacgcttcaaaaagccgtgaaaggcggagcagtatatcctgtatgtcccttaccggctaacgtatttcaagatggagcatgaatatggagcgtctaccccagttgaTGAGAacaaaatttcaagccaatagtaATACTtgggaattgatggtggtggtaaatattcatgaaaaaggacaagtttgtgaacgagcaacacagattttgataattaacAACTAAATACGTTACACACTGGGTAACACACATTTTTAACTAGATACCAGTTTACAGGTTAAACCTGTACATTTGTTAGTTTGATAAAAGAGTTTTTAGACTCACATAACTATACCAAAATAACTTCAGGCCGCTTAAAAGGAAAATTTAGATATCTAAACTTGGGTCTTATTTCCAGCCATGCGAGTGGCGTGGCTTAGTTACACTCTCTACAGCAGGGttggtcagtcagtcagttggtCGGTCCAAGCTGAAACATCCCAACAACTTCTGAATGGATTGCTatggatttgttttttgttttttaaagacattcatggtcccaaGAGGATTTATCCTTCTGGCTTTGGTGATTCCCAGACTTCTCCTCTGgggccaccagcaggtcaacaTTTTCAATTATCTGGTGAAATATCCCTGCATTTACAAGATGGATTGACCCTAAACTttttacagacattcatggtttcaATATGGTGTATTCCAATgtctttggtgatcctctgacttttcctgtagCGCCATCAGCAGGCTGACATTTGGGGTTTTAAATGACATGTCTTTACAACTAAATAACAGATTGAATAttggtacacacattcatgcccCTATaaataataactttggtgatcctctgactttccATCTAGTCCTTTCATCAGGCGAttgaaaacaaatgacattCCCGTCGGCTTCAGGTGTACTTTTTGTGTAGACAATATTAGCAGAgccataacaatttaaaattttgctgtgcaattaatagtctcagaaataattgcaattaacaataacaataattgtctcttttagtcaaatttaaaaatattgattacttttttaaacaaaaagttGTATCACTGTTATATGAACCAGATAATATagtaacacaggtacacagcctatgaagttaACAACGTCTCTTTATTATCatagaaacatttttttctaactgtatccCCCCCCTTGTCGTTTTTGTTTCTATAAACGTGTAAAGGGTTAAGTGCCGACAATTGACaattaaatataatattaaaaatatatattccgACCAATAACCacttgtaataattgttacaggcctaagtAATAGTTACCTATTGTCAGAAGGCTCCGGTCCTTGTTGCCATCGCGTGTTCTGATGTGGTGCTTGTTGGTCAGATGGATTTGGAGATCTGCTGCTCCCCCCCCACAGCTGATATGTTCCCCACACAGCTTACACACCACAGCGCTCCGGTCCAGAGGCCGGCCGGTAGGGTCCGGCTCGAACCCAAAAAAGTACCATGGGCTGTTCTCTGTGACGTTTGGGTTACTCAGCAGTTTCTCAGTCCCGGGCATAAAGTCGTACTTTTCCAATGAATGAGAGCCCGGGGACGGTAAGGAGatcagggaggaggaggagggaaacgCAGAGACAGACATCATGCCAGAATCACTAGCGGCGTCTGGGTTGGACACGGTCGTCACGTCACTGATGACAAGCATGgggctctgtgattggctgttgtCTGACCAAAGAGAGGAGCTGCTGGGCTCTGGGAGGGTGACCAACTGGATGTCTTGCAGAAGGCGCAGGACTGTTTCTTTGTCTCCGACTTCACATTTTACATTGTCACCTGTCACccatcaaaaataaataataaaatgcagAGGATGTGATCCCATTTTAGCGAGCTACATTTTCAGTTTTAAGACTTTCAAAAACTTCAATTCAAGTCTGGGGCTGCACAATTTTTCtcatcatcgcaatatcaactgccgcaataaacacatcacgaaaggctgcgacatattgcGAAAGACATTTAGAGATTTTTTTGgtgttggttgaaagaaaatatcggttgaaaactgcactttaaaatgtagtgATGCCTTTTATAAACAATTTGTTGTATCTTAGCAGAATACTgcaagcagcagaaatgcagaactgtgtacactttaatatctgttcacgagtaatatcgttatcgccaaattcaacgttatcgcatagAGATAGAGCACTCTCCATTGAATTGTATTGTGTGAAGGTGCCTCTTCGTCAATTTTGTccgctagcaaacaacagaataatgcctaaaagctgctgtgtgacaATATTCACTACCAACAATGTAAAGAACCCATAACTTAAGTTATTATAAGCTGCTGACccgaaaaactgagcttttatgaagacaaaagtggatactgacgtgaggaatcagcagagagaacGGGCATCCTGACACTAAGCTAATGCTATGTTCGACGTTACATTTGCTGCAAACATTTTGTTACCtagtcaaatatccaaatggCAGTTTTAGTCTAACTATACGTCTGgaggcgcccagatagctcagttggtagagcgggcggccatgtgtagaggtttacacctcgacgcagcggacccgggttcgattccggcctgcggacctttgctgcatgtcattccccctctctctcccctttcacttcttcagctgtcctataattaaaggcctaaaatgcccaaaaaaataatctttaaaaaaaaaaaaaaaaactatacgtCTGGAGAATAAGCTAACACACGTAACGTGGGACATAACGTTGGCTTAGTGTCAGGATGCCACAGTCTTCCTGTTCTCTCTGCCGATTCCTCATGTCTGTATCCACTTGTGTCttcataaaagctcagtttttcgggtcggcagcttataaaaacataatttatggGTTGTTTACATTGTTGGTGGTGAATATCACCATGCAGCAACTTTTAGGCAttattctgttgtttgctagcagatgAAATTGCAGAGTAGGAACCTTTCTGCAATACAGGTCAATGGACAGCGGAGAGTTCTTTTCCCCTCCggtgggggcgggacttaaatgtGCTTTGTCTCCGCATCGCACCTTTACCtcctatcgtgcagccctatttaaGTCTACTGTCAGTTGAAAATGAATGTGGAAGTGAACAAACTGATATAGATCTACAAGTCTGCTTCCACCACATGTAATTCTATGCTTCAGCGCGTGAACTCACCCATCCCCAAGCCCAGCAGGGTGGCATAATCCTTGCCGATCCAGACCCTGAGCTCTGTTCCTTCTGTGATGGGCTGGGAAACCCTGTAGTAGATGTGGCGGTAGAACTGGAAAATGACCAGGTTGTGCTCCTCCTCACTGCTGGTATATGTTACGTACCTGAAACATAGAGCAAACATGTACAGTTTGTTAGTAGGAGCCAATCTCAGTCAGACAAACGCTCTGATTGactgcattatatatatataaaaattagaTAAAACAGAAGGGAGAAAGGACACTATACTTTGAAAGAGAAACTTGAATCAGTAAAAACTGCCCACCTCATCCAGTTAGATTTGCTTTCATCGGAAGCATCGACGTAGACAAAACCAGCATCATCCCTGATCTGGAGATGGGAGCAATGTGTATGTCAACTCTCAATTTTTATGACCAATTCTATACAGAATTCCTGCTGGTTACCAAAACAAGTCACAAATTACATTATTGAttaaaagtagggctgcaactaactattattttcactgttgattaatctgttgattattgtcttgattaatcgattagttaggTCTACTAAATGTCaggaaatggtgaaaaatgtcagtgtttttccaaagcccaagatcacgttttttaaatatcttgttctgtccacaactccaagatattcagtttactgtcatagaggagtgaagaaacaagaaaataatcagatttaaaaagctaaaatcaGAAAACTTTTATTACTCAAACAGATTATCAAAATATATGGCAATtcatttaagagttgacaactaatcgattaatctatgCAGCTctaattagggatgcaccgaatattcGGTTTTCGGCCGAAATACTTTTATCACCGAAACAATACGGCCGAAATGTTGTGATGGCAAACAGAAACCGCGACCTGCACGTGTGTCAGTACctgatccgttccacctgcaaagcgtctcctcagcaaagaggttgagacggaccacggagtgaaaacaatgaaaagtacgctcttagtctgtcagcacacgtttcagtgagatcTATTCGGATCCTCTGCACTTCATCGCGACTGTACCTGATCCGCGTTATAAAGACCATTACTTGGATGTGGAGAAATGATCCAGGCCGCGATGGATGCGGAGAACCCGCGTGGAGACGGAAACGGAGCGCGCACGGAGCAGGAGGAGATCAGAGCGCAGAGAAAGAGACTCGAAGGGGCATGCACCCTCGTTGtctgatatgttcagtgaaatcctgcaagaaagtgcctcgaataataataataataataataataataataataataataataataagtaagctattctgttcttaggctactatcagattgtagccatatttctgctagatattttttaattaaactttaatattaatttatacaattgcaatgccttgattttagtaaagttagtacacagtcatagccataaatgcaatggtactaataattggcataatttctttCGCTGTTTTGGTTTTCGGtcttggtttcctctttttcggttttggccaagaattttcatttaGGTGCATCCCTAGCTCTAATTATAAGTGGATTTTAGATGTGATTGTAGCACGaaaagcatctttttttttttttttttttttgccataacttcattttaaacctttttaagTCTAATCAAACCTGTCTACTTACAGCCCATGCGTATTTGAGGTTGCTCGGCATTTGTCCTCTGCACACTTCTCCTAGAAACGGCCCAAACATTACGCCCTTCTGAAGGTGACACTTGGCGTACACTTTCATCTCTCCCATCTGGTCTTCATCAGAAGATCCAGGACCAGACATCCCAGAGCTGACGTCCCCGCACAGGCACAGGCAGGAGGGCAGGGACAGCACTGCCCGGGAGGGGCCGCCGTGGAGCCATGGCTCTCCAGGCGGCAGCACAGCGTCTGGGACGTAGTTCTGGTTCGAAGCATTCTGGAGGAATGGGTAATCCTCAAGGAATTCTTCATGGTTTAAATCCAAACCTGCagtgtggggggaaaaaatagaGAACTGATCAGTCAAACATGGAATTAAGGTGAGATACCGTTGTTGTCAATGCAGAGGaggactttattttcattgAGCATGTTTACTGTTCTTCTGTTGTTTTgggtgaaaaaaattaaatcaagaTGACAGAACTTAACACAGGAAATAGAGAAAAGTCCTTTGGAGGATGTTATAGCATTAGAATGTGATTGTTAAAATACTAGACAGATTGCATTAAAGTAAGCACacatcattttacattttagttaTGTATAGCAAAGACAGAAGCTTTGAGTTTGTtttgattcatttttattttgtttccccAACCAAGAAAAATGTATGTTCCTATAGCCGTCTCGTAACCAGCATCGCGTTCAATCGTTCGGACTTTGTGTAGACATTTATCTCAACACTTCACTCAGATATTAATAAGATAATGAATCAACTGCAGCACTGGTgcagtcagagtgtgtgtgcttgAATGGACTTCTGTCAGTGGTGCCCACGTGTCTGGTGGCAGACCTGCTGGGCCAGCTGAATCGCTCTTTGGCAATATCTTACGCAGCTTACGGCCCCCGAGGGATGGCGTCTGGGGACTTTGGAGGGAGCTTTCAGTCCTGTTGTAAAAAATTATACTTAAGTTATTTCAGTAGGTGTCATGggatgaattaaaaaaataaaaaatagcaacCGGTGAATATACTTCATCCTACCTGTGCACGCTGACAGGCATCGTTTCTCTTGCCTCCAGTCTTGGGTCACACAGTAAGTGAAAGGGTGTGCTTCGGATGCAGTGATTGGTATAGATGATCGATGTGCCGGCTTCTTTACACATGCGAGCAAGCATTGAGCCCAGATAATTGACTCCGAGGGGGGTGTGGCTGTACCAGATTTCATCTGTAAGATCCTTCTTGGGCTGCACGTAAAGGGCGGTTGCGTTGCATGGGAGCTTGCTCAGGTACTTCAAAAGAGAAGTAATGGGACAGAATGCACTGCCTGGCTTCTCAAACATAGAGCCTCGGTCCTTCTCAATGTGCATCTTAGTTTCGTCACCAAAGGATAAAGCACAGCACCTCCGTCCTCTCTCGTCTTTTCGGATTACAAATGAATCTGGCTTTAGATTCCTGTTGGCCTGCTTCCCTCTGCGGCCAAAATGTACCTGGACATCAAACCAGACTTTGTTCAGTAGTCCCCTCGGAGTGCTGGTGTCCATCGCACGCGAGTGTCTGAGGATGCAGATATCACTAGAAGACAGTGCCTGATGGTGTGATCTTAAGTTTCGACCGCCCTTCCGAATTCTCTTGAGCACTCCCAGGAACACCTTGTTGGCTGAGGTGAACTCAGCATCTCTCATTAAGCACACGGGGCGGCTGACAGGAGGCTCTTTGAGGTAACGATTTAATCCAGCTCTCAGCGCAATGTAACTGGCAATCCCATACAGCTCTCCTTTGCCGTTTCGTACCGATCCGTAAAAGTGTCTCAGCACCCCGTTGAGCTCAGTCTTCTCTACTGTAGTCAGGTCCACCTGAAGCCCCTGGGCCTCCAACCAGCCAATGAAGCAATTCACAGCCCAGGTCGTCTGCTTCATGGTAAGCTTACTTATTTTGTTCCTGCTGTCTTCAAGTTCATTCAGTTCCAAGTCTGAAACCATTGCATGTCTAGAAATGTCAGTAGTATTTACCTCATACTCTCCCTCTTCTTGTGACTCATCCTCTTCTTTCAGGATGATCTCCTCTTTAGTTTTCATATCAGGCTCAAACACATGCAGTTTATCACGGGAATCCTTCAGGTCTGCATTCAtaatgttagctgttagctCCATCAGCTGTCAAGGTAGTTGCTATGTATTCAATGTTAAAACGAGACGAGCAGTAGGTAGGATTTGGCCATGTAAACAAAGCGGAGGGATACCGCTCACGTAGTCAGGTTTCTGTGCTACACGGCGGTTACACCACAGTCATTTATCAGACTGTATTGAAGAGACGAAAAGGATTTTAAAACGCTAA from the Perca flavescens isolate YP-PL-M2 chromosome 2, PFLA_1.0, whole genome shotgun sequence genome contains:
- the LOC114565648 gene encoding uncharacterized protein LOC114565648 isoform X3, with the translated sequence MATAGVRDGGKTIIELENPPASLRSAVWQHFAFPVIYVNNERVVDKKHTVCRLCYTRVPYAPSGNTTNMAGHIRRHHKQIHLWTDLPGKRATLPSPGMRWRFAGLDLNHEEFLEDYPFLQNASNQNYVPDAVLPPGEPWLHGGPSRAVLSLPSCLCLCGDVSSGMSGPGSSDEDQMGEMKVYAKCHLQKGVMFGPFLGEVCRGQMPSNLKYAWAIRDDAGFVYVDASDESKSNWMRYVTYTSSEEEHNLVIFQFYRHIYYRVSQPITEGTELRVWIGKDYATLLGLGMGDNVKCEVGDKETVLRLLQDIQLVTLPEPSSSSLWSDNSQSQSPMLVISDVTTVSNPDAASDSGMMSVSAFPSSSSLISLPSPGSHSLEKYDFMPGTEKLLSNPNVTENSPWYFFGFEPDPTGRPLDRSAVVCKLCGEHISCGGGAADLQIHLTNKHHIRTRDGNKDRSLLTIGQQRSQPVMLNSGMVSTPPLILSPNVTNAIANFLIVDLQPPALVEGDGFKQLIHTLLPSYKELPSPRQLESLLREHHNRGKASLAQLLRRKLGSSENEEVSDYTAPIGFESRRRGRPLGYRREVPHFVTLSVDVWFHSWQGSGERYLTLWAHYIDCHFTFQNLALATQRLTKSGGKDCSLRAVEAQVKGMAQEWGISQPNLVLLGGEGRNKMRPGHMKSKRGGEAGGSAPHPNSTTFLEREDPVSPEEGPEHVSHSSEGLPSVPCFFSAVQGCIEEVMSHSVISKTLSQFQGILTDLFLPPAPNKGSYPHHAQSLLHALTKHEQAELKSWAHSRPTWNKLYPLLSVLIKHKSLFCDMMKEVKGEGSSKEDTGSESSSSGSWHANSTSSNASSTGGAALRSEWKVLEELCLVLKPLDVACRTLAKEAFPRLSLVKPILTGLLSRHLMSRPGDSSSTLKEVKRMMRRNLASCYENPVVNRVLCVACSLDPQFHGLGFMEDKEQTATFDWLKQEAVRIVKEDRRRSQGKTQSQIKRSPSPGSPESESDFLRRSKRLKESRPINFRELIDVDEDEESDPGEADDCEFVDPGAQGGLSGMEFLLGDLFSSAPKARQSSVEESIDMEMSVFRADKGASLGVEPLQWWRTKAVQFPLLAAAARAYLAAPAVAGSAAQDFVQEGAGATYRKRANIPPESLDSILFLHHNHMPDAEGGQTAVRNEDRNSAIEKVP